The Rhineura floridana isolate rRhiFlo1 chromosome 17, rRhiFlo1.hap2, whole genome shotgun sequence genomic interval TGGAGAAAGTGTACCATGCGCAGAGCGACACCACCATGGCTGTGAAGGTAATATCCACAATGAAGTACTTGGTCCTTCTGCGATGATGTGTGAGAATCTTGACTGGATGTTGTTgcaaccagatgttgttgcacttgagccagcatggtcaatagtcaggaagAACATGAGTGGgtttaacagcatctggagggccactggttggcCGTTCCtgagctacactgactggcaatggctccgGTGTTTCAGAGATGGGACTTTCCCGATCCTACTTAGAGTAGCCAAGGATTGACGCCTGGGCattttgcacgcaaagcaggcgctctgccactgagctacagctctctcCCAGTGTGAAGCTGAAGAGCCTATAGAAAAGGCCTCGTGGGGGTGATAATCTAAGCTTCAGCCACTCAAGCGTGGCTGCTTAACTCACTCATAAAATGAGAAGGTTTCATTCATCAAATGCTGGCACACAACTAGAACCTGGAGGATTCTTGTGGGGCCGCTCTTGAGTGGTGGTTCAGAGCTCAAAGAATCCTAGTATGTCAGGAACGGAGAACCTGTGGTTCTCTGGATTTTGTTGGGACTGCAGCCCTCCTCATCCctcactgttggccatgctgacggCAGCTGAAGTCCACTGACAtccagaaggccacaggctcccccttccctctgcagtaAGTGGTAATGGGTGGTTGCCCACAATCCTTTGGGATCTCTCATGAGAACTCCTGTGTGTTCCTATCCCACCCTAGCGTCAATTCTAATTATGTTGTGTGAGGCCCCTGGATTGAGACCACCTGGAGGCAGAAATATGGTATCTGCGGTCTCCCATTCATTTGGCTCAGTCGCTGAGCTCTCACTGTTTCAAATCTCTGGCAATCGTTGATGTGTTTTTCAGTTGCTACACACCGCATTGGTAGTTAATGTCAGGTCTGTGCCCCAAGGCGCATCCTAATTAAATTGCTACAGGGAAGGAAGTAGCAGAGGGAAGACAGAAGGGAAAAGTCATATGCTGCAATGAGATGAATATTTCCAGTGACTAGGAATTTAGGAGAGCCTGGGAGAGGTGCAGGCTCTCTGGTGGTTCTGGAAAGCTTTAATTTCTTCCATCATAtggtttgctttttattttttgtttgctctCTCTAGAGAATCCGAGCCACTGTGAACTGTCAGGAGCAAAAGAGGCTAGTGATGGACTTGGACATCTCTATGAGGACAGTAGACTGCTTTTACACTGTCACTTTCTACGGAGCCCTTTTCAGAGAGGTAGATGAATAGCAGGAAATGCAGTCTTTTTTGCTGGCAGCCTGACACAGGCAGCTAAATTTCACAAGAATTTTCTCAAAACAGGGGGAGCTAAGATGGTGCCCTCCCAGATTGATTTATTTAAgtacagtaatgcctcagttaaaGAATCCTCCAGTAACAAAGTTCCTTTTGAAGGCCACTTTTtcagaggtgaaactgaccggatTTGCTTGGCTGTGGATAAACtaccaagcctgtgtctttggtTTAAGTTGAAACTGAccacctgtgtctttgctttgctatggataaactttaacgcctgtgcctttgctttgctagggtgaaactgacaggtctgtgtatttgctttgcattaaagagatctcttgctttctcccgggctggggagggaaggatccaatacattcagagaagcagaagaagggGACTGGGGGAGGAGGTAGATGCCGGGTAGaaaccctttaaagcccctggtgaagctgcccccaccatttgTGAGTGGGTCTAGGAACCTATTCCTGTTCTTTCCATGCTATTCcttcctctggtaccaaagtttctgttatgcccaggaacacatctactttgttaactgaggtattactgtattttattattcatttatttatttattatttgatttatatcccacccttcctcccagcaggagcccagggcagcatttatttataaaccgcactttcatttaaaacaacaggGTATACAACATAAAAATGTAATGCAACAATAATAATTTGGCAAAAACATCAGTATCAATGAAACTTGGTGGTTTAAAAAGAAATTCAGGTTTGAAAGTTCTTTCTGaatggtgtgttttttaaaaagaaacgtcTGTctccaatgctagccctactcagaggagacccactgaaattaacagacacaactgacttaagttcattaatttcagtgggtctactctgagtaggatgtagTTGGATGCACTGCAAAGCAGGGATGACTACTGCTGGATTTctgttggcagggagttccacagggcagggcctgctgtGCCAAAGACTCGGTCCCTGGTAAAGGCCGACTGATTATCTCACTGCTTGTTCTCAGGGTGATGTGTGGATTTGCATGGAGTTAATGGATACATCACTGGATAAATTTTATAAGAAGGTCCTGGAAAAGAAGAAAACGATCCCCGAAGATATACTTGGGAAAATAACCGTGTCTGTGAGTGGCACCTTTTTGTTTTGGTGGAGCGGGCGGAACCTGCTGTCTGTAGCAAGTGGGCCAGGACAGTCTGTGCGGCTGCTGAGCATAGAATCTAGCGGCCAACTCAGAATGGAAGCCCGAGCTTCCATTTAAAAGTGGGGTGGGTTTAGGGAAAGCACTTTTATTAATTATATACCCAGTATAATTAATATATAATTAATTGGCTCCTGAAACTGCTTACAATTAATGTCCCTGCAAAATATTCTCATACTACTAACttactattttattattaataatagtaatattattaatattattaataatacattattattatttatatgcggTTTAGATTCCAAAATGGCATCTAAGTGTTTTGTgagtataaaatcaattataatatccatacatcattaaaatacacaattcCATCAAAGCACTGaaagcatccataattaaaatatgcaataaaacaagccagtcaaaacaaacaaacaaacaaaaaagcataacaaaccagttttaaaaaaaacaatcaaaaCTATTCAATCAAGAAGTTCAAGGTCAGGGGAATGCTTGCTTGCCTGAACAGGTGTGTTTTCAAGAGCCGgtggaatgccaatactgatggggcCTCTCATATTTGAAATTACAGTCCTTGCTGAAATTAGGGATATGTTGATGTTCTGGGGAAGAAGCGGTGGCCAGCCTGTTCTGATGCCTGGAAGCTggagatgttttttttttttaagctaaacATTTTGAGAGGGAGTAGTAAGTCTAATACAGTAGTGGGGAAGGCCTGGGAGGGCAAATGTGGCTCTTTAGACCTTTCTGTCTGACCCTTGAAGCCTtctccaggccacgcccctcactggctctgctcccctcccccccgagtgtttttgcttgccctgaagggggttggacttgatggccttatagaccccttccagctgtactattctatgattctaaggtgtccttgaaatctgataatgcctcttgcttgcctggatggaggatagagaagggtatGTATAGAGAAACTGTCCCAGTGTACAATGGTAAAATTagtattcattgctccacccacttatggctctggccccacccaccactggcatgtggcccccataaGATtatctagaagggaatgtggccctcaggctgaaaaagttgcCCCGTCCCTGATCTGGTTCTCCTGCTGGAGATCCAAGGAAAATTGTGCGGGCAGGATCCTGCCCAGTTCCTCACCAAGAAGTAAACTTACCCCTGCCTTCCGTTATTCTTGCAAAGACCCTGGGAAAAATTACTATCCTTGGGGCCTTAATGGATTCtaaaaaaaataatgcaataatatTCATTGCAACTTAAAAGCTTTTAAGACATACTGGGTGATTTGCACCAATGTCCTGGCTGCTTTCCAGTGATTGCCTGCCCGCCTGGCTTCTCTGGTGGGCTGTCTTGTGAAGCTTTGCAAcaggctttgccaacctggtgacctccagatgttttgtaccacaacgcccattagccccagcatctggagggcaccaggttggcaaatgctGGTCTGCAGCTAACAGATgtccgtctctctctctccagattGTCCGAGCACTGGAGCATTTGCATAGTAAGCTGTCTGTGATTCACAGAGGTAGGTGTTCTGTATTAATGCTTCATGCATTACAAGTCTTGAGGGGGTGGGggcgcagctcagtggcagagcacctgccttgcacgcagaaggtcccaggttcaatccctggcatctccaggtaaggctgagagatcTCATCTTAAATCCTGGAGAGAgaatgccagtcagagtagacagtactgggctagatggaccattggtctgattcagtgtaaggcagcttcctgtgtgctaGCCCACAGCTAGAGCAGTGGGAGTTACAGATCAGGCGCTTGCAATGCCAGCTGTCTGCTTTTTGAGCATGTGCGCACATTACTCAGGGAAACCTCCCCTGCGGAGAAAGGAGCGTTCATCAGTCTCTTTGTGCGTTTCTCTTCATCCTTAACAGACGTGAAGCCGTCCAACGTCCTTATCGATAAACAAGGACACGTCAAAATGTGTGACTTTGGCATCAGTGGTTACTTGGTAGATTCGGTTGCAAAGACCCTGGATGCCGGCTGCAAACCTTACATGGCTGTGAGTTTTTATGCAATTGTTGGGGTGTCTTCCCTTCCCCCTATTTTTCTTTTGAATAGAGAGTATCACTTCGCCAaggacccctccagactggtgtttttttgtaagtgatTTCTGCAACCATGCCATTGGCGCAATAATCATGCCTCTGTGATGAATTTATACTGGACCGCCATCCGCTCCTCATttcgctttattagttgttctgcgatgcttccccagtggGGTTCCATTGTGGTCTGAAAGGGCACTCTTGCTCTATAGCAGGGTGAATAACAAACCAGAACATTTATGGTATGAAAGGTTAAAGGATTTTAGCAGGATTTTAGCTACAGGACAAGCATTGATTGGAAACACAGCAGCGTGTCTGCCCTAAAACTTGGGCAGGCGCAAGTAGTCTTGGAAGCAGGATTGTGTATAACCGTTCCAGAACCATTATGAGCACAAATAGTCATGATTGCACAATAAACAGGACGTCTGGAGGGGCCCCCAGTAGTTTGCTTTGCCCTTTAGAGGGAAATGGCTGTTTTTTAAGCTGAAATAAACTGGACTTGGTCTGCTGTAACCATTCATGTTAGAACTTTGGGcccttttcagtttagaaaaaagatgCCTGGGTGGGATGAGGGGAATGATGGGACGTTTTTGTGCGTGGCacagagaaagtggagagagagccCTCGCTGCATACCCCTTCTGGGGTGTGTGTTTCCAGTTGTGGGCCTGCCTTGTCTGCATGTACGTATGTACATTTAGCAGATTTacagtatgtatatctctctgcctGCAAGGAACTTGGGTATATGCATTTCCCCCtcctatcctcacaacagccctgtgaggtagtttaggctgtgggagacagcaattggcccaaggtcacccagtgagcttcatggctaagcaggCATTTTAACCCAGGTCCATAGTTCCGCCACTGCAGCACACCAACCCTCTTTGATTTCTCTCCTTTGCAGCCAGAGAGAATAAATCCTGAACTGAACCAGCAGGGGTACAATGTGAAATCGGATGTCTGGAGCCTTGGCATCACCTTGGTAAGAAATAGAGAGGACGGTTGGTTCTCATTCAGTGTGAGAAGCAAGCCTGTTTAGTTCCAAGCAgtttgtgggggggggctggaaagggATAAGTCTTTCTGTGGGGTTAAGAACTCTTCAGCTAGAAAACACATGAACACTGTGGGAGTCCATGAAATGTCTCTGTGGTATATTGTCACTGTTTAATTTGGTTGCCCCAGTCTAGACTTGGTGTCTCACACAACTTAGGAACTCCCTGCCACTAGATGCTGTGATGCCTACTGGCTTACTTGACTTTGAAAGGGGATGAGATGAATTTAATGGAGACAGCTCTTTCAGTGACCACTGGGTTTGATAGCTAAATGAAGTTTCTCGATTccaaggcagtatacctctgaatatgaAATTTTGGGGATTTAGGAGGCTGTTAGCTTTACACTTTTTAAAGGGGctttctggttggctactgtgggaagaAAAATGCTGAACTAGGTAGACTtttgatctgacccagcagggctctgcttatgttctgttCTGGCCTGTCCCTCTCAGATTGAAATGGCCATTCTCCGTTTCCCATACGAATCTTGGGGGACCCCTTTCCAGCAGCTGAAGCAGGTGGTTGAAGAGCCCTCGCCTCAGCTCCCTGCCGACCGTTTCTCAAAGGACTTTGTGGACTTCACAGCACAGTGGTAGGTGCCCTTCCCATCAGTtcctgccctctctctctctctcccacccagaaTGTGTttggtttagaaatgaaataggaagggtatgtagtcctatttcttagcagaagtatttagtaacaacagcagattttgagaatcaaccagcccacctttcctcagacacaaataacaacaaagagaatcttcttaggtaaaaagtataaaggtgatttactcacaacctttcttttttttttttttttaataatttttattcaaatttttccaaaaacaaacaaaacaaagtcaaaaagacataacaatacatcaacaaaaaaatgaaaataaaatagttgacttccgatttgtcgcagatcagctataagtatataatatacatcaaacctgtcccttaatgtatacatacagagtcccttttctccataggctgtcttaattaatcgtcaaatcccagtatcatcattttattttgatctttcaacaaaaagtctaagagaggtttccattccttaagaaatgtatctgtcgatttttctctaagtaaacatgtcaatttatccatttctactaagtccattaatttcaataaccattcttccattgttggtgttgattccattttccacttttgtgcatataataatcttgctgccgtaatcatatataatattattcttccatatttcttttctatttgtttatccataaaacccaataagaaaaattctggttttgaccgaatatttatctttagaattttttgcatcttcctacctatctgtgcccaaaataatttcgcctttttacatgaccaccacatatgataaaaagatccttcttgttgtttacatttccaacaaacattagagacattactatacatttttgacagcttttctggagtcatgtaccaacggtacatcattttataaaaattttctttaagattataacataatgtaaatttcaagccttttttccacatattttcccattgatccatttgtatgttatgaccaaaattttttgcccactttaccatgcactcttttacttgttcttcctccatatccattttcaataaaagtttatacatttttgcaattatgttttcatcatttgtacacaaacctatttcaaaatcagatttatttatttcaaacccatacattttcttgtccattttatatctttctaacaattgtaaataggcaaaccaatgaaaactatatccttcctttatcaattgttctctctctttcattatgtattctccatgtacattttctaatagttcttgataagttaaccatttctcttttccagacatttctcttctataaaaagcttcttgacttgagacacataatggtattttcgaataaaaccttggtttgtatctattccatattttcaacagaggacgtcttataaaatgattattaaagtctacatttacttttactttgtcataccatagatatccatgccatccccacttcagattgtggccctccaaatccaatagtcttttattcctcaataagatccattcctttatccagactaaacagcaggcagcaaaataaagtctcaaatttggtaatcccagtcctcctctttctttagcgtcttgaagtaatttaaatttaactcttggtttttttccttgccatacaaatttagaaatatctttttgccattgtttaaaaggtaaatcagaggatattacaggtattgtttgaaacaaaaacatcattctcggtaatacattcatttttatcacagatattctacccattaatgacagttgtagtttatcccatcttagcaagtctttcttaatctctgtccataatttttcgtaattattgtgaaacaactttgagtttttatttgtcatgatgatgcctagatatttcaactttttttctattgtaaaatctgtcttgtccattaa includes:
- the MAP2K3 gene encoding dual specificity mitogen-activated protein kinase kinase 3 isoform X1, with product MSLPKDSKGSLEKPKGGIRKRPPILRMPSANKHSSVPPTPPRNLDSRTFITVGEKNFEVEADDLVSIMELGRGAYGVVEKVYHAQSDTTMAVKRIRATVNCQEQKRLVMDLDISMRTVDCFYTVTFYGALFREGDVWICMELMDTSLDKFYKKVLEKKKTIPEDILGKITVSIVRALEHLHSKLSVIHRDVKPSNVLIDKQGHVKMCDFGISGYLVDSVAKTLDAGCKPYMAPERINPELNQQGYNVKSDVWSLGITLIEMAILRFPYESWGTPFQQLKQVVEEPSPQLPADRFSKDFVDFTAQCLRKNPAERMSYLELMAHPFFTLHDTKVTDMVSFVTEILGDDLNFTDFAVEQRKKERSLPPPAGEKRK
- the MAP2K3 gene encoding dual specificity mitogen-activated protein kinase kinase 3 isoform X2, yielding MDRKQDSKGSLEKPKGGIRKRPPILRMPSANKHSSVPPTPPRNLDSRTFITVGEKNFEVEADDLVSIMELGRGAYGVVEKVYHAQSDTTMAVKRIRATVNCQEQKRLVMDLDISMRTVDCFYTVTFYGALFREGDVWICMELMDTSLDKFYKKVLEKKKTIPEDILGKITVSIVRALEHLHSKLSVIHRDVKPSNVLIDKQGHVKMCDFGISGYLVDSVAKTLDAGCKPYMAPERINPELNQQGYNVKSDVWSLGITLIEMAILRFPYESWGTPFQQLKQVVEEPSPQLPADRFSKDFVDFTAQCLRKNPAERMSYLELMAHPFFTLHDTKVTDMVSFVTEILGDDLNFTDFAVEQRKKERSLPPPAGEKRK